In Meleagris gallopavo isolate NT-WF06-2002-E0010 breed Aviagen turkey brand Nicholas breeding stock chromosome 5, Turkey_5.1, whole genome shotgun sequence, a single window of DNA contains:
- the RIC3 gene encoding protein RIC-3, which translates to MHYQATPDSRAAPPFPRSHLAEAVAKAKAGGSGGSAGGAGRGLVGQIIPIYGFGIFLYILYILFKLASKGKTTPGERKCLPAAPGNMKRKITDYELTQLQEKLRETEEAMEKLINRVGPNCDRAQNVTTDQEKRLLQQLREITRVMKEGKFIDGISPEKEAEEAPYMEDWEGYPEETYPIYDNSDCFKRKQDTILVDYPDLSQPSAEELAERMEGMEDNEYLCSEALLSDLTMGRDSYDSRQKKDEVAGISEGEKDLQHSQSTEECCYCYEEEDDPAIIAENAVFHSESCSEAEEATPEDLFTEFENENAALKNQKASDSDETGTLRKRNTKGLE; encoded by the exons ATGCATTACCAGGCAACTCCCGACAGCCGAGCTGCCCCTCCTTTCCCAAGGTCTCACCTTGCTGAAGCAGTCGCCAAGGCCAAGGCTGGAGGAAGTGGTGGAAGCGCtggtggagctgggagaggtCTTGTGGGGCAAATCATCCCTATATATGGATTTGGCATCTTCTTGTACATcttgtatattttatttaag CTGGCTTCCAAGGGAAAAACTACCCCTGGAGAACGGAAATGCCTTCCTGCTGCACCTGGAAATATGAAGAGGAAAATCA ctGACTATGAGCTCACCCAACTtcaggaaaagctgagagagaCTGAAGAAGCTATGGAAAAGTTAATCAACAGAGTAGGCCCTAACTGTGACAG GGCTCAAAATGTTACAACAGACCAGGAAAAAAGGTTACTTCAGCAACTCCGTGAAATTACTAGAGTTATGAAGGAAGGCAAATTCATAGATGGCATCTCTCCTgagaaagaagctgaagaagctCCTTACATGGAGGACTGGGAAG GTTACCCAGAAGAGACGTATCCCATCTATGATAATTCCGATTGCTTTAAGCGCAAACAAGACACAATCCTTGTAGATTATCCCGATCTGAGCCAGCCCTCTGCAGAAGAACTGGCAGAAAGAATGGAGGGCATGGAAGACAACGAGTACCTGTGCAGTGAAGCTCTGCTCTCTGATCTCACCATGGGAAGGGACAGTTATGATTCAAGGCAGAAAAAAGATGAGGTAGCTGGCATCAGTGAAGGGGAGAAGGACCTTCAACACAGCCAAAGCACTGAGGAGTGCTGTTATTGTTACGAGGAGGAGGATGATCCTGCTATAATAGCagaaaatgctgtatttcattCTGAGAGCTGCAGCGAAGCGGAAGAGGCAACCCCAGAGGACCTGTTCACagagtttgaaaatgaaaatgcagcactgaaaaatcaaaaagcCAGTGATTCAGATGAAACAGGCACGCTGAGAAAGCGCAACACAAAAGGACTTGAGTAA